A window of Candidatus Dadabacteria bacterium contains these coding sequences:
- a CDS encoding ATP-dependent metallopeptidase FtsH/Yme1/Tma family protein, which translates to MSANIFKNLVLWVAMFVGVFAVYQFMNTSANVYSEISYSKFLEHLDNNRIAKIEFGENIIRGELKNADPEDRGFITTGPAGELLIAKLEQSGVEFSFSRRKQSSLTQILINWGPLFILVALMVFFMRQVQAGGTKAMSFGKNRARMLSDEQNKITFKDVAGVEEAKEEVSEIVEFLKSPEKFTRLGGRIPKGVLLVGPPGTGKTLLAKAIAGEAGVPFFIISGSDFVEMFVGVGASRVRDLFIQAKKNAPCIIFVDELDAVGRHRGAGLGGGHDEREQTLNQLLVEMDGFEGNEGIIVMAATNRPDVLDPALLRPGRFDRQVVVPRPDVRGREAILVVHSKDTPMADDVDLSVIARSTPGFSGADLENLVNESVLHAARNDKEQVSIEDFEYAKDKVTMGVERKSMLISEKERKITAYHEAGHALVAKLTPEADPIHKVTIIPRGMALGVTQQLPLEDKYTLSRTYLLSTVKVLLGGRAAEELVFSERTSGAANDLERVTDIAKKMVCEWGMSEVVGPVTFGKGEQQPFLGREISRKSDYSEDTAVQIDQETRKIVNESYDEVMKLLGDNLDLLHELSSLLLEKEVIDSAELDELVSKTREFRPEVKKPFDITSRV; encoded by the coding sequence ATGTCAGCAAATATTTTTAAAAACCTTGTGCTCTGGGTGGCCATGTTCGTCGGAGTGTTCGCCGTGTACCAGTTCATGAACACCTCGGCAAACGTCTACTCGGAGATATCCTACAGCAAATTCCTGGAACACCTGGATAACAACAGGATAGCCAAGATAGAGTTCGGCGAAAACATAATAAGGGGAGAGCTTAAGAACGCCGACCCCGAAGACCGCGGATTCATAACCACCGGTCCCGCGGGAGAGCTCCTTATCGCAAAGCTTGAGCAAAGCGGCGTAGAGTTCAGTTTTTCCCGTCGCAAACAAAGTTCGCTTACACAGATACTGATAAACTGGGGCCCTCTTTTCATACTGGTCGCCCTGATGGTCTTCTTCATGAGACAGGTACAGGCCGGGGGAACGAAGGCGATGAGCTTCGGAAAAAACCGCGCGAGGATGCTCTCCGATGAACAAAACAAGATCACCTTTAAGGATGTGGCCGGAGTCGAGGAGGCAAAAGAGGAAGTAAGCGAAATAGTGGAGTTCCTGAAAAGTCCGGAGAAATTCACGCGGCTTGGGGGAAGAATACCTAAAGGAGTTCTTCTGGTCGGTCCCCCGGGAACGGGAAAAACACTTCTGGCAAAGGCCATAGCCGGAGAAGCGGGAGTACCGTTTTTCATCATAAGCGGTAGTGACTTCGTGGAGATGTTCGTCGGAGTCGGAGCTTCAAGGGTAAGGGACCTGTTCATACAGGCCAAGAAAAACGCCCCTTGCATAATATTCGTTGACGAACTCGACGCCGTGGGAAGACACAGGGGAGCAGGACTAGGAGGAGGCCACGACGAAAGGGAGCAGACCCTTAACCAGCTTCTGGTCGAGATGGACGGCTTTGAAGGAAACGAAGGCATTATAGTCATGGCCGCCACGAACCGCCCGGACGTGCTTGACCCGGCGCTTCTCAGGCCCGGGAGGTTTGACCGCCAGGTTGTCGTCCCGAGGCCGGATGTCAGGGGAAGAGAAGCCATTCTGGTCGTTCATTCAAAAGACACCCCGATGGCTGATGACGTTGATCTTTCGGTGATCGCTAGGTCCACCCCGGGTTTCTCCGGAGCCGACCTTGAAAATCTGGTCAACGAGTCGGTCCTTCATGCTGCCCGCAACGACAAGGAGCAGGTCTCCATAGAAGATTTTGAATACGCAAAAGACAAGGTCACAATGGGAGTTGAGAGAAAAAGTATGCTGATAAGCGAAAAAGAGAGAAAAATCACCGCTTATCACGAGGCCGGACACGCGCTCGTAGCGAAACTTACTCCCGAGGCCGATCCCATACACAAGGTGACGATCATACCGAGAGGAATGGCTCTCGGAGTTACTCAGCAGCTCCCCCTTGAAGACAAGTACACCCTGTCGAGAACCTATCTCCTTTCCACAGTAAAGGTGCTTCTGGGAGGCAGGGCCGCCGAAGAACTTGTATTCTCCGAAAGAACCAGCGGCGCCGCAAACGACCTTGAGAGAGTTACCGACATAGCCAAGAAAATGGTATGCGAATGGGGAATGAGCGAAGTTGTGGGACCGGTAACTTTCGGCAAAGGGGAACAGCAGCCTTTCTTAGGCAGGGAAATTTCGAGAAAAAGCGATTACAGCGAAGATACCGCGGTGCAGATCGATCAGGAGACAAGGAAGATCGTGAACGAAAGCTACGACGAGGTAATGAAGCTCCTCGGAGACAATCTGGATCTTCTGCATGAGCTCTCTTCCCTGCTTCTTGAAAAAGAAGTTATAGACTCGGCGGAACTTGACGAACTGGTGTCAAAAACACGTGAGTTCAGGCCGGAAGTGAAAAAGCCGTTCGATATAACCAGCAGGGTCTGA
- a CDS encoding cysteine synthase family protein has product MANLIDCIGNTPVIRLRSVPKDGRSKIWAKLENLNPAGSIKDRACIAMLRQAEHENLIEPGKTTVIEASSGNTAIGIALCCRAGGYDFTVVMPENTAKEKIQVIKAFKGQAVLTDPSLGLRGSREKAREIERENPDSYFLDQFKNTADIEIHREETAKEIKNQIPGHLDAFVCGVGSGGTVMGVGSELKKIYPDLKVVVVEPTECPTLSEGKEGPHGICGISPGFVPEKLDTGVIDRIYAVSTEDARECTKTLASEEGILVGISSGACLSAALGISEELRDGGQVLVTFCDSGEMYLGTDLYD; this is encoded by the coding sequence ATGGCAAACCTGATTGACTGCATCGGCAACACTCCGGTAATAAGGCTCAGAAGCGTACCGAAAGACGGACGCTCAAAGATATGGGCAAAGCTTGAGAACTTAAACCCCGCTGGCAGCATAAAGGACAGGGCATGTATCGCCATGCTAAGACAAGCGGAGCACGAAAACCTAATAGAACCCGGTAAAACAACCGTGATCGAAGCGTCAAGCGGAAATACCGCGATAGGAATAGCCCTCTGCTGCCGGGCAGGCGGCTACGACTTCACCGTTGTTATGCCCGAGAATACGGCAAAAGAGAAAATCCAGGTAATAAAAGCATTTAAGGGACAAGCGGTTCTTACCGATCCAAGCCTGGGGCTTCGAGGATCGAGAGAAAAGGCTCGTGAGATAGAACGCGAAAACCCGGATTCCTATTTTCTTGACCAGTTCAAAAACACCGCGGACATAGAGATTCACCGCGAGGAGACCGCAAAAGAAATAAAAAACCAGATACCGGGACATCTCGATGCCTTTGTGTGCGGAGTCGGAAGCGGGGGAACGGTAATGGGAGTGGGCTCCGAACTCAAAAAAATCTATCCCGACCTCAAGGTAGTGGTGGTCGAACCCACCGAATGCCCTACTCTTTCCGAGGGAAAGGAAGGTCCTCACGGCATCTGCGGAATATCGCCCGGTTTTGTTCCCGAGAAACTTGATACCGGCGTGATTGACAGAATCTACGCGGTTTCCACGGAAGATGCCCGTGAATGCACCAAGACTCTCGCTTCCGAGGAAGGCATACTGGTCGGAATATCTTCGGGAGCCTGCCTCAGCGCGGCCCTTGGGATCTCAGAAGAACTTCGAGACGGCGGCCAGGTGCTTGTAACTTTCTGCGACAGCGGAGAAATGTACCTGGGGACCGACCTTTACGATTAA